From Ptychodera flava strain L36383 chromosome 9, AS_Pfla_20210202, whole genome shotgun sequence:
GCTACTTTGATGGAGTGAATGTATGTTTTGACAATGCACATTAAAAGCTAGACACTCAAGAAAGGTGACTGATGCAAAGAAATTGCTCAACTGATGGCAGTACTGCCTCAACCTCTGAACCCGATGTCTTACGGTTTTGACCTTTACCTCTCAAAATGAGATCTCACCGGATCATAAAGGCAAATAGGTCAGCCTTAACTGACTTTTACGATTCAGTCTGATTTTCTTCattgacattacatttcatacaGCATGACCTTTCTTGTGGAACCCATGAAAGTATCTATACCGTGGTGATTTCTGCTTTTCACTTTTGTATGAAATGCTGAGGCACTGCATCaagagatttttttctttttaaagaaacTGAAAGGCATCCTCCAGACATCTTGTCAATTCAGACGGTATGTTATCAACACAGTACACCCTCATGCTGACATTAAAAAGAGCTACATTGAAAGTGGTTTTTCGAACATTTGAAGTTCAAACTTGCTGTCGTGTTACTCAAAGGAAAACCCAGAAAACTACGCATGGATGTCTGGCATTTTCAGAATCTGTtatttgtaatgattttttcaaagatCGCTTTGAATAACATTTGGATTTCAAACACTTTCTAATCTACAAAGCtttgtttttttgaattttgaatttgaaaatttgaatttcaacacagcTTGGTTTTATGAACTTTTTGAGCCTCTCGTCTTTAAAAGGTttcataaaatgaaattgaCAGACGTTTTTCTTGAACATAACATACCAGCTAgtatacatattacatattacaatttaaaaataCTGCCATATCCTTGATAACTGCAAAATGTGAGATGAGTGAGCCACAGCTAGTTAAGAAAAGGCATCATACAACACAACAGAAATGTGGTAAATgaaagaaattatcaaaatccAGTGGAGGGGACATTTGGGTAATAGTAATAGCTACTATGTTAATTAAAGAAATAAAAGATCAATGTGCATCTTGCTTTTAGGATAAGTCTCTTTCAGCTGATTCCATTTCAGCATCTCTTtatatttcatcaactttttcCAAAAAAGTACACTTGAAAATAAATCTGATGTACATAAGCTGTACTATAGCGTATTTTCCAAAAAACAATCTTAGCATTTTCCAGTATAACAAACTGGTATCTGCACAAAACTGGGCATGTCTTTTATTTCTTGACTggcaaaatacatgaaaataggAAAAAGCATGCAAGCTTTTCAAGTATGATTTTAATTTGCAAGTACTATGAATATTGACAGCACCATTTAGAATAAATTTGAACAACACTCTCTATCTGTGTTCTTTACAGAATTCCCTGTGTTTCTCTGTTTACGTAACGTTCATGCCATAAACCCAAAtagttgacatgtcagttggtATATTTCCATAGCTTTATTATGGAAAATGAATTTGGGTATAGCCACATCATGTTCCTGTGAGTGTATGCAAGAGCACAGCTTAAAATTGTTAGAGACAATGGGAAGAAGAAGGGTAGGAGGTGAGGACCGGTGAATTGACACTTTTCTACACACAGCAGATCTGTGAAGCTACTTTATCTAATGCTAGAAAAACACAGACATTTGGATGAAAatctcaaaacaaaaaaacaacagaaaagcCCCTACACACGAATTTGGGATGATTCAAAAATGAGAGTATGTGTGTCTTTTTACCTTCATTTTCAAAGGTGAGGGTGACATCTATATTGATAGTCCGAGATGGCGACAAGGGCTTTTCTGATTTGACTGGAGGGACTCTAAGCTCCACTGTGTGATAAAAAATTTGAAGGGGCAAAAGGGGTGTGGATGATACAGGGAGAAATCGGATGGGAGGgagaaaaaatgaataaaagtaGAAAATAGCGTAGTTACACTCCTTGTATTTATAAAGATGGGTGacaagttttctttcaaaataggtATTTCTGTCCAATGTAAAAACTATTTCACTGTGGTGAAAATATATggacattttgacattttgaatactaaaGCTGACACTGTGTGATGATACACTGCCCTGTCTTGCATATTGCATGTGGCATTTTCATTGTATATacttatatatgtacatgtagacCTATGAGAAAACAACCATAATTTATCCATTAAATACAGTGTAAATATACCCAGGATGTTGCAGTTTCAGTTTATACCAAAATACAGTCAACTGAATTCAGAGTACTCAAATTATCAACGTAAGTACCACTGACCAccattatacatgtatacatgtacatatgggTAAGTATAAGAAGCCCAATACATGTTCACATTTTGACCTGGCACAAGGAATTAACAGAAATGTGTCCAAGAGCTTGATTACTTAGTATGATCTTTTGATTATTTGAATGATGTTCAAAGTGACATCCTAGTATCGTAAGCACGGACGTGTCATGTGCTGATTTCACTGTTCAGAATGGTCACATCTGAAATGTGCGTTCCAAGTGCACATGGAACATTCACTCTTTGAAATATAAGACCAAAGACAGCTCTACTGCACTCTATACAACTACATGCTCTTACTCACACAACTAGCAACTGCAACAAAATTATTCCTTTTCCTATGCAGTTGCTGGACAAATTCCTGTCCACTTGCTACATTGTATAAGTTGGTAACACCACAGATGGCATGATCAATGACTTCAATCAAAGTTTGAATGCTCCATGTTTAATGTATGCATTGAATGCTCCGTGTACCATGTATGTATCACAAGATTTGTTTGGGCACACAAGCACTTTGGACACTTTTACCACTAAAATTCATTACCATTCATAAAAACACACTTGACTCAATAACTGTGATAAATTCAAGTAAGCATGGTACttttaaaagtcaaaaactATTATGTATACATCACAGATAGAACCGCTTCACTTCCAGAAAATACTGAAGGAATAGAGAGGTGTTCCACGCTGAATACGTGATAAAAATTTAGTAAAATGCCTGACTTTAATAGTAAAGTACACAATGATGGCAATTTCATAGAAATaacacaaaaaaattgttataTACTGAGCTCGAGTCTGTACAGTTTTgaactgaatattttgaaaataaaagaagtCTTCAGGTCACATTACAGGACACCTCATCCAAAAAAACTTGTCAATGAGTATATCACTGTGCATTATGTAAGCACTTGCTGTTTTGCTGGGTTTGACCAAATTTAACCCCAGGGTACGTGAATGCAGAGGATTAATTAAATGTGATGGAGCATTTTGCTGCAGGATATCATTACTTGCAGACTGTGTATCTGTACTACATGTTGTgtgatatcaaatttcagtcccAGCGATTTTCAATTCTTTGATTTACGATAATTACGCCCCTTGCATTCTGCCTTAAATGATATGGTTAGGGGGCATGTAAAACCATTAAGAAAACGTTGCTTTGTGAATGATAATCTTTCACTATATGTATTTATTAAGTTGCGATAAGATACCCAATATAATCAaatgtaccagtacatgtacaatattaCTCTGAGTCAGTATCTGAGAAGTTCCAGCCCCCCCTTTTCATTCAAAACTGATCAACTTTCATTATTACCTTCATTTCAACCTTTGTTTTAATTAACCTTAAAATCTACTATGGGAATGTTTGGGCCTTTGAACATTGAGTGGGGGTGAAAGGGTGCAGGTGAATTCAAGTCACAGGAAaattgggggggaggggggacaGGGATCAAGGTATCAGATGAGTACCTCACCTTTTTGTGGAGCTGGAGGAGCAGGTCGGCTTGGTTTGACTGCTGAATCAGCAACGGTCGCCGTGCTGAGAGGCTGGCTATCATCAAAAGGGTCTCCTAATCCAAGAAGATCATCTACTGCAGAGTCTGATGACTGGGATACAGTTTCCGAACGCTGTGTTATGGCTGTCAATTGAagtcacacacaaaaaaatgacaccatCCTGGGTTCAAATccagattgttgaaatattgatgattgAAGACAGAATTTTTATTATGTCGATGAACTTAGTAATGATGTTATTAACAAGAAAGCAACCCTTTAATCAACAAGAAGAGTGATTGAAGCTACGTGCAGCTTTATAAATATACAAGATATTAATCACAGTGATGTACAAAACTTGCCACGATTGTTTTGACAAGTCAGATGAAATATGGAGAGAAGCATAAGTCAAAGCTGTACCCAATCTACTGCTGTTGATGAAGGTTATCACAAGCCTTGCAGAAAGAATGTCCAAGTGCAGGTATCTGATGCTTTGCTAGCAAACAGTGTGAATACAGCTAAAAATGGACCACTATGACAAGAATTGCGAGAAATACACCTTGCAAAACTGTGCGTCAACGTACTGATAGCTTTTGGCAAATTTCATCCATTTTCTCTATTATTGAATTCACTGGTAGCATTACGGTAATCAtcaataaccttattattataagTTATCATTTGGTGTCCCAGCATCAGTACTGATGTTTGTAATACTTTTGAATCTGAATGGATGGGAAACAACCCACAGGAATGACATGCTAAAATTATTACAGGTATCAATGCACATGCACAGCTCAGAGACACTATAGCCAGTTTTACAGACCCGCAGAGATGGTTAGTGAAAGAGATGAAGATTTACCTGAGACTTCAGAGTCTACATCAATGAGTAATGATGGTGGAGGATGAGATGGCGGTGGTTTACTCTCAATGGAGTCAGTGCGTTGCAACTCACCAACATTCCACTCAAAACTCTCCAGGGCTTCTGACACTTTGGCTCTGTTGTCAGGTTGCGGTTGCGTTCTTGGGTGCCCTGGAGGGGGCGTTGAAAGCTGCAAGATTCCAGAACCGCTGCTTGAAGTTGAGTCGATGCTCTTTCTTGGCTTCGGGCGCGGTACTGCTGTCTTTGGATCAAACTTTGGCGACTGTGGCCGCTCTTCCGAGTTCAGGCGCTTTGGTCTTCTGGGTGAGGACGGAGGAGGGGGAAGCTTGAAGGCTGTTCCGCCGGCCACAGGAGGAGAGTCTCCGAGAGGTTTAATGCTGAAAGTTAATCCATGGTAATACCCTGCATCGTCTGAGAACTCTGAAGCCATGCTGTCAATGCTGTAGTTCTTGGACTGCCAGCCTGGAGTGACTTCAAGTGAACTTTGTCTGGACGATCCTGTTGATGCTGTGGACGACGGTGACATTATTGCACTTTGtagttgctgctgctgctgttgctgtTGCTGTTCAACGCTAGCAGCGAAGGGATTCGGAGAAGGCTGTCTTGGTGGCAATGGAGGTGGCTGAGGTGACACTTCAGTGAACGGTACAAATGGCTGTGAGTCTACGGCCACACTTGACCCCAGGGGATCTAACACATTGTCAATGCTGTCCAGTGTACTCACTCTGGAGGTGTAGCTGTCTGCCGTTCCGAAGAACTCGTCTAGGTCATGGCTCATCTGGGATATTGATCGCAGTTTGGTTTCAAGCGTTGGCTTGGCTACTGGCGCGCTGGTTGGGACTAGAGGTGGAGCTTGTGATGCAGGTTGTTGAATGGTGCTTTCTGCCGCAAAAGGATCAAAATCTGACGTCAGAGATGGTGCTGCACTCTGTGATCCCGAAGATACAGGTCTGTGCACTGATTTAATTTCTTTGTGCCCTCCTGGAATAAATGGTGTTGGGGCAAGTAAAGGATCAAAAGCAAAACTTGAGTTGTCAACTGGTTTGCTGGTACTGTCTGCAGCTTTGCTTGGTGCGAGAATATCCCCGCCACTTTCTACAACAGGACTAGCATCCAGAAGGGTTTTTGGCACTGAGGGCGCAGCACTCTCAGAATTCGTGGTTGGTTTTACAGGTGCCATGGAATCAAACATACTCAAATCAATGGCAGGGGGACTTTGCTGAGTCACAGCATCCTGTCTGTGCAGCATATCCCCTTTCCCTGAATCCCCGCTGCTTGACGTCGACACTCCCTTTGGAGCAAAAGACACAGATTTGTAGGAGCTTCCTCCTTGCTTGTACATAGACGGCAACAAGGGGTCCTGGTTTTGAACTGAATCTCCGGCTTGAAAGTTGCCGAGTCCAATTGAGGAGTTGTCAGTGGCAGGTCCTGCTGTAAAGGCCGTATCCCCTTCcccaaaaatgtttttctgctCTGTGCTAGGTAACGAGGTTGTCAGATCTGTAGCAGTATTGAGTGGTTGACCTGCTTGCAATGATGCTGGCTCCTGGGAGTGGTTTTCACCTGCAGATGTTATTGATCCAGAAAATATTGTGACTGATTGCTCTGTTGATGTTGCTGTTGGGAATGGCGTGACTTTTGTGGGTGATTTTTTACTGGGTGGCTTTGGAGCGGGTCTCTTTTTGGGCTTGGATTGCAAAAGTTCTACATAGTTAACAGGGCAGTAACCGACCTGGCCGCTTGCGTTTCTGGCTTCATACCAATCAGCATCCACTTTTACGATGATTGTGATAACTTCTCCTGCTTTTAGTGGCAGATCTTGAGCAGTGTCAGCGTTAAAATCAAACATGGCCTTTCCTTGTGTTCCTTTGCATTTTTCTGGTCCATTACTCTGTGTGTTTGTCCTTGTGGTCATGTTTGTTGATGCCGCAAATTCCTGGGTGGCAATCAACAACAATATTCACATAATTACATGGAAATACACCCACCCTTCCGTCGATTCTACCCTCCAGCCATTGCTCATCAATCCTCCTtgtcaaaatgattttttctCCGTCCATGAAGCTCAGTTCTCCCGGATTATCTGCACTGAACGGATATATAGATTTGGCCCAGGGTTCACTTGATTCAGATGTCGACTTTGCTGTTTTTGTATCAGCTTCGGTTGTACCCTGCAGGCtttgtctgagattgtcattaAGTTTTGAATAGTCAACTTTCTGTGATTGATCTGTTCCTAATGAAGACTGTGATGTATCCGACGCCAAcatttccacacaaaatgaaggTACAAgtccatttttgccatttaaagTACCCCGGTACCAATCCCCGTCAACTTTCTCCGTGATAGTGATGACGTCATTCTTCTTGAAACTGAGTTCATCATGCAGCTGTCCCGTCAAGTCCTGCAGCGCCCTCGCTTTCTGTGCATCACCTCCTGCTGTCTGTGATTCTGTGAATTGAAAAATGCAGAACAATAGATTGAGCTGTTCTGAAGATCTTGTACATACGTGCAATGTCCACACAGTGAATATCCACCCAGTCTGCTAACTTTGGTGAATGTACAATTGCAACAATCCCTTGATATTTGAATTTGCACATAAACCACACACAGCTATGcccacaaacacacacacatattggTACACAAAcgaaaattttacacattgcatGCACATGATGGTAAAAATAACGTCAAGGCTGAGTTACTTATAAATGAAACAACACATACACAGTTATCGTttgaatttcattaaaacaagtAAGAAATTCTCATATAATTGCCATTTTCTActcttttgaaagttttatgaTAGTTACATGGACTTTTAATGAGACAGTATGTTTCCTGTTTCAAAAATCTCACTAGAGTTAATAACTTCATTTTCGATGAAGGTACTTGGAGATTAATGAGCAACTGCGATGAGATCATTTAGTTTTTTTCAAACCATTGCTGATTTATGATAAGGAAATGGATATTTACATGTGGATGACAGCTAACAGCTgcacttttaattttttgttggaAATGATATATTTAACAGACTGACTGTGGAATATTGATCTCCTTATGTGAAGGAGAGAAGCAAGCACGTAGCTGCAGTGCCTAGGGATAGGGATAGTGCTGTGGTTTAATCTGACGTTCATCTCCTGGGTCTGTTGGGACTAATTACAGTGTCTGCTGTTCTGTGGAACACTTCACTTGTATTTGAAAAACACTGCTTGCATTCCAATAGAAATACACGACACCATGCTCTTGTAACATCGAGATTTCAGTGTTGTactttgtctgttttgttaagATTATAGCATGCATtctaaaatacaatacaatttaCAGTTATCACATTTACACAAATATGCTATGAGCATTGAAACAGACTTTAAATACTCTACACGCTTTGAGCATATTAGTAAAAGAAAAGCTGAAATAATTTACTGAGCTAGTATGTACAATGAAGAATATGTCCATATGGACTTGGGCAGTCACTCGTGATAAAATAACGTTTTGTTGCAGTTTTGAAATGCACCGTATACTGCCAGGGGGGTCTCACGATACCATCTTTCTAAAACTTGTAGAGCCATCGGGGCTCTCGTGGTACCAATCTGGTACTACTCATACAGCCTTGGGGCTCTCACAGTGTCAAGATAAAAGTACCATCTCGTATAGCCACATGGCTGCGGGAGAAACAGATATAAACGATAAACCCTTGTAGCAGCCACAGGATTACTATCTCATTTCACTGTACCTTGGTTATTACTTGCGTTGTATTCTTCCACATAGTTGAAAGGGAATATGCCGATATTGTCGCCAAGTTGTCCCCTCCACCAGTTATCATCAATCTTGTCAAGTAATGTGATAATGTCACCTGCACCGGACAAAGACAAAAACACTGAAGAACTTTCCCATTTTATCAATCTCTTGAAATAGGAAGACACCTGCATTTCAGCCATAAAATAATGCCATTCATGAATAAATCTCAATGCATTTGTCTTAAGCAGCTGGTACATCTGAAGAAAGAGCATTAGGTAAATTATGCCTCAGGGACATTTTTTCAGATAATATAAGTAGAACCATACTTTTCTTGTCTACTGCTTCTGTGGATTCAAATTGGAGCCTGCGGTGAAattgaagttttcactgtcttgtttGTGTATACATCAATTGATAATTAAATTTATAGTAACTGTTACAATAACATGAgtataatttcaaatatgagTAACTATTACAAAtgtaggtaatttatttctccagTGTAATAAATTTGCAAAGAGACCACTAAGAGAATAATCTAAAAGTTTCCTTGTACAAAGCTTGAACAACAGATTCAAACTTTCAGTTTCAAGGCATGTATTACATTAAGTGACTGGCACAACCAAAAAAGAGAAATTAGCCTGCAAGTAGCTGTTTCTTACATGGATCCTACAGCTAGTCATAGACttaattttctttctgtattgTAGATGTGCCAGCTGTCCAAAACAAATGCACTACGCTATCTAGTATCTTCCTTGATAGTTGAATACTGCAAATGATTGTAGTGATgatcaaattacaaaatttcaactgtaaatcaatatgactttaatttcatttctttaTGTCCTGCATCTTAAAAGTATCTTCTTGCAGCATCTGCATCATACAAGCAGTAAATTCCTCTCTGTAATGAAATTTAGACTTAACAAAGGGcataaaaaattaaatcatGGCGAGCCTCTGAACAGTAGACCTATCAATTCCATACTGCTCTCGAATTAAACACACAATAGTCAAAATTTTCAGTAGCTTTGATTGCAACTATAGTTTTGTTACTGAGAGCAGCAGTGTGCACACAGCATTTGCTTTTGCAGAtagaaattcggacaaattttgtcactaTGCATTTGTGTTTATGAATGCATCTTGTGGTCGGACCTTTTGGTATGCGATATTCTATTTAAATAGGAACATCAGTGGTCACGTAGTACAATTTC
This genomic window contains:
- the LOC139141073 gene encoding SH3 domain-containing protein 19-like — its product is MEPGSRAKAIYDFQGTEPSELTLRAGDVVDIVERIDENWLVGTLDGKTGSFPSSYVTSVLQKKVIAKETFPASTDGDLAFQKGDIITLLDKIDDNWWRGQLGDNIGIFPFNYVEEYNASNNQESQTAGGDAQKARALQDLTGQLHDELSFKKNDVITITEKVDGDWYRGTLNGKNGLVPSFCVEMLASDTSQSSLGTDQSQKVDYSKLNDNLRQSLQVQIIREN